Proteins from one Hemibagrus wyckioides isolate EC202008001 linkage group LG16, SWU_Hwy_1.0, whole genome shotgun sequence genomic window:
- the LOC131366522 gene encoding apelin receptor B-like: MDNSTEDYTDYYNYDMENVNNSCEYEELPVSYTLIPILYMLIFILGLSGNGVVIFIVWKAESKRRAADVYIGNLALADLTFVVTLPLWAVYTALGYHWPFGVVLCKLSSYVVMLNMFASVFCLTCLSLDRYLAIVRSLSSSQLRTRGRMRASLVAIWVLSCALASPTLLFRTTLHDKATNQTSCAMDFSLVANNQMESYWIAGLGISSTAFGFLIPLLAMMVCYGFIGCTVTRHFNKNLRKEDQRKRRLLKIITTLVVVFAACWMPFHLLKSMDALSYLGVLPDSCSLLNFLLYAHPYATCLAYLNSCLNPFLYAFFDLRFRSQFLCLLNLKKALQPSPASSLSSQKTEAQSLATKV; the protein is encoded by the coding sequence ATGGATAACAGTACAGAGGACTACACCGACTACTACAACTACGATATGGAAAACGTGAACAACTCCTGCGAGTATGAAGAGCTGCCTGTGTCGTACACACTCATCCCCATCCTCTACATGCTCATCTTCATCCTGGGCCTCTCGGGGAACGGCGTGGTCATCTTCATCGTGTGGAAAGCCGAGAGCAAGCGCCGGGCGGCGGACGTCTATATCGGAAACCTGGCTTTGGCGGACCTGACCTTCGTGGTGACCCTGCCTCTGTGGGCCGTGTACACGGCGCTGGGGTATCACTGGCCGTTCGGTGTGGTTCTGTGTAAGCTCAGCAGCTATGTAGTGATGCTTAATATGTTCGCCAGCGTTTTCTGCCTCACCTGCCTCAGCTTGGACCGATACCTGGCCATCGTGCGCTCTCTGAGCAGCTCACAGCTCCGAACCCGTGGACGAATGAGGGCCTCACTCGTCGCCATTTGGGTTCTCTCATGCGCACTGGCTTCACCCACGCTGCTCTTCCGCACCACGTTGCACGATAAAGCCACCAACCAGACCTCCTGCGCTATGGATTTCAGCCTCGTGGCGAACAACCAGATGGAGAGCTATTGGATCGCCGGATTGGGCATCTCGTCCACGGCTTTCGGGTTCCTAATCCCATTGCTGGCCATGATGGTGTGCTATGGTTTTATCGGCTGCACCGTGACACGACACTTCAACAAGAACCTCCGCAAAGAGGACCAGCGCAAGCGGCGCCTCCTGAAGATAATCACGACGTTGGTGGTGGTGTTCGCAGcctgctggatgcccttccacCTTCTCAAGAGCATGGACGCCCTGTCCTACCTCGGAGTCTTGCCGGATTCCTGCTCCCTGCTCAACTTCCTGCTCTACGCTCACCCATATGCCACCTGCCTCGCTTACCTCAACAGCTGCCTCAATCCCTTTCTCTATGCTTTCTTCGACCTGCGCTTCAGATCCCAGTTCTTGTGTCTCCTGAACCTGAAAAAGGCGCTCCAGCCCAGCCCAGCAAGTTCTCTCTCCTCGCAAAAGACTGAGGCACAATCTCTAGCCACTAAGGTGTGA